Proteins from a single region of Aureibacter tunicatorum:
- a CDS encoding serine hydrolase, whose protein sequence is MFKVKSISLLACLIASPFFASAQSNIDSQEAFLSSLNDHIPLWQEEFAVPGVAVAIFENGEIIHKETYGYADVKNKVKVTDKTGFNIGSISKTVAAWGVMKLVEEGKISLDDPAENYLTRWHLPESKYDINGVTIRRLLSHTAGLSLSGYPGWSPSDTLPSIEESLSGKNNGPSGVELIMEPGTQWKYSGGGYTLLQLIVEEVTGEKFEDYMEREVVDPLGMSSSSYTIDHEILKASSHEHDRFGDIYPFELFTAKAAAGFHTTLEDFVKFGYANLKASEADGILEPSTMDLMKQPVPASNGIYGLGYFVDSVEVNGSKVALVGHGGANDGWRALFQFNDKTKDGLIVMTNSGNGGNLWELIRSNWLGWKYDQEMDYRKSMLSVLLKHVKKEKASQLISRYKALKSKSDEYTTNENTLNSIGYVLLEMNRTKEAIDIFKLNAEEYPNDWNLFDSLGEAYMLNGNSRKAIKFYSKSIKLNPHNTHGANMLAKLRN, encoded by the coding sequence ATGTTCAAAGTTAAATCTATCAGTTTATTAGCTTGTCTAATCGCTAGCCCTTTTTTCGCTTCAGCCCAATCGAATATCGATTCTCAAGAAGCTTTTCTTTCGAGTTTGAACGATCACATACCACTTTGGCAGGAAGAGTTTGCCGTGCCGGGAGTCGCTGTGGCGATATTTGAAAATGGCGAAATAATCCATAAAGAAACTTATGGTTATGCGGATGTCAAAAATAAAGTAAAAGTAACTGACAAAACAGGCTTTAATATAGGATCCATTTCAAAGACTGTTGCCGCTTGGGGTGTAATGAAACTGGTGGAGGAAGGCAAAATCAGCCTTGATGATCCTGCGGAAAATTATCTTACTAGATGGCATTTGCCGGAGTCGAAATATGATATTAATGGAGTTACGATCAGGCGCTTGCTAAGCCATACGGCTGGTTTGTCCCTTTCTGGCTATCCGGGTTGGTCGCCAAGCGACACATTGCCGAGTATTGAAGAGTCGCTTTCTGGCAAAAACAATGGACCTTCGGGAGTGGAACTAATCATGGAGCCTGGCACTCAATGGAAGTATTCGGGAGGCGGATACACTTTGCTTCAGCTTATTGTCGAGGAAGTAACTGGTGAAAAGTTTGAAGATTACATGGAAAGAGAGGTAGTGGACCCTCTGGGAATGTCCAGTAGCAGTTACACTATTGATCATGAAATATTAAAGGCTTCATCTCATGAGCATGATCGTTTTGGCGATATTTACCCATTTGAATTATTTACCGCCAAGGCGGCTGCAGGGTTTCATACTACTCTTGAGGATTTTGTGAAATTCGGATATGCCAATCTTAAGGCATCAGAGGCTGATGGTATTCTAGAACCATCTACGATGGACTTGATGAAACAGCCAGTGCCTGCTTCCAATGGTATTTATGGCTTGGGATATTTTGTGGATTCCGTGGAGGTGAATGGCTCTAAAGTGGCACTGGTAGGGCATGGTGGTGCCAATGATGGATGGAGAGCTCTCTTTCAATTTAATGACAAAACCAAAGACGGGCTGATTGTGATGACCAATTCTGGAAATGGAGGCAACTTATGGGAGTTAATAAGAAGCAATTGGCTTGGCTGGAAATATGATCAAGAAATGGATTATAGGAAAAGTATGTTGTCGGTTTTGCTAAAGCATGTGAAAAAAGAAAAAGCTTCTCAATTGATCAGCAGATACAAAGCTCTCAAATCAAAAAGTGATGAGTACACAACCAATGAAAACACCTTGAACAGCATCGGTTATGTATTATTGGAAATGAATAGAACTAAAGAAGCCATTGATATTTTCAAGCTGAATGCGGAAGAATATCCTAATGACTGGAACTTGTTTGACAGTTTGGGTGAAGCTTATATGCTCAATGGGAATAGTCGGAAAGCTATCAAATTTTATAGCAAATCCATCAAGCTCAATCCTCATAATACTCATGGAGCAAATATGTTGGCGAAACTCAGAAACTAA
- a CDS encoding GNAT family protein, which yields MTIEQFFSTDLILENESVLMRPLSMKDIDQIESISYNKELGEFGARVHNREDLVDYFNYCIKAKKDKELYPLMILDKEDNKPIGVTMFGNISFYHQRLEIGWTWIAEKFQGTGVNAICKSLLLDYCFNELNLRRVEFKIDIANIKSQKAIEKIGAVKEGLLRNYNIQSYGESQGTYVYSILQHEWKKAYDMV from the coding sequence ATGACTATAGAACAGTTTTTTTCCACAGATTTAATACTTGAAAACGAGTCGGTATTAATGCGACCGTTAAGCATGAAGGATATTGACCAAATAGAGTCGATAAGCTACAATAAAGAGCTTGGGGAGTTTGGAGCAAGAGTGCATAATCGAGAAGACTTGGTAGATTATTTCAACTATTGCATCAAGGCAAAAAAGGACAAGGAGCTGTATCCTTTGATGATTTTAGACAAAGAAGATAATAAGCCCATTGGAGTGACTATGTTTGGCAATATTAGCTTTTATCATCAACGGTTGGAAATAGGCTGGACATGGATAGCAGAGAAATTTCAAGGAACAGGTGTTAATGCTATTTGCAAAAGCTTGTTGCTCGACTATTGTTTTAATGAATTAAACCTTAGAAGAGTCGAATTTAAAATTGATATCGCTAATATCAAATCTCAAAAAGCAATAGAAAAAATCGGCGCTGTCAAAGAAGGACTTTTAAGAAATTATAATATCCAGTCATATGGAGAAAGCCAAGGGACATATGTTTACAGTATTCTTCAGCATGAGTGGAAAAAAGCATATGATATGGTTTAG
- a CDS encoding MarR family transcriptional regulator, which produces MGRIEDEMNTKFANGKQRMMSSIVFTSNWIQNRFGDFIKPFGISSQQFNILRILRGAKEWLSMNEVKKRMVEKSPNTTRLCDKLLAKELILREKCHEDKRVVYLKISDKGLELLSEIDQAEAQIDMCDYFENFTEEEADLVTNVLNKMRG; this is translated from the coding sequence ATGGGAAGAATTGAGGATGAAATGAACACTAAGTTTGCAAACGGCAAACAAAGAATGATGTCCAGCATAGTTTTTACGAGCAACTGGATCCAAAATAGATTTGGTGATTTTATTAAACCTTTCGGAATTTCATCTCAACAATTCAATATTCTGAGAATTCTTCGCGGAGCTAAAGAGTGGCTTAGCATGAATGAGGTAAAGAAAAGAATGGTTGAGAAGTCTCCAAACACCACCAGGCTTTGTGACAAACTTTTGGCTAAAGAGTTGATTCTTCGCGAAAAGTGCCATGAAGACAAACGTGTTGTATACTTGAAAATTTCAGACAAAGGGCTGGAATTATTATCTGAAATAGACCAAGCTGAAGCTCAAATTGACATGTGCGATTATTTTGAAAATTTCACAGAAGAGGAAGCTGATTTGGTCACAAATGTTTTAAATAAAATGCGAGGATAA
- a CDS encoding DoxX family protein, with amino-acid sequence MKNKNLLIFRISTALLTMLMLLSAGMYLFNYEMVSETYINIGFPTFIIYPLAIAKILGLVAIWTNKSKTLKEWAYAGFAYDLILAVGAHVNVNDGEYFGAVIGLLILAVSYYADKKVNAEPVAA; translated from the coding sequence ATGAAAAACAAAAACTTGTTAATCTTCAGAATCTCAACTGCCTTGCTTACAATGCTAATGCTATTAAGCGCGGGCATGTATTTATTCAACTACGAAATGGTAAGTGAAACTTATATCAACATAGGTTTTCCAACTTTTATAATTTACCCTTTAGCCATAGCTAAAATATTAGGCCTCGTTGCTATTTGGACCAACAAATCAAAAACATTGAAAGAATGGGCTTATGCAGGCTTTGCTTATGACCTCATTCTTGCCGTAGGCGCTCATGTCAATGTCAATGACGGAGAGTATTTTGGAGCGGTAATAGGCCTTTTGATTTTAGCTGTTTCCTATTATGCTGATAAAAAAGTCAACGCGGAACCTGTTGCCGCATAA